From the genome of Desulfovibrio sp. JY:
TAGGGAGCCGATCTGTCGGCCATGGGTTGCTCCTTGGAGGACTGCGAATGGAAACGATATTCCATAGTATCTTTGCGCCTCGAATTCAAGGGAAGCCTGGCCGGGTCCTTTGCCGGACGGGTGTCTTGGCCGCTGTTCTCACGCTTCTCGCCGCTTCTCCCCTGCCCTGCGCCCTGGCCGACGGCGGTTCGTCGGAGTACTCCGCCCCGCCGTCCACCTATGGCCCGCCGCCCGAACTGCCCCCGGGCTCGAACGTGGACGACGATCCGCCCCGCCGCGACATCCACATGGGGACCGTGGACCACATGCGCATGGGGCGCGACGACGAGGGCAATATCATTATGGAAGTGCGGCCGCGCCCGAAAGCGGCCCAACAACAGCCGCAGATGGGACCTATTTACGTGTACCCGCAGATCGGCGCGCCAGGTCCCTGGCGCGGACAGCCGGGTGTGGGCGGCCAGCCCGGCATGGGGCAGATGGGCGCTCCCGGCAACGGCGGGAATATGATGCGGCAAGGCGGACAGCCCGGCCAGACGGGGCAGCCCGGCCAGACCGGTCGCTACGGAGGCCAGACGTCTTTCCCGCAAAGCGGGCAAACCGAGGATGGGCAGACGAAACGCGGGTTTTAAACCTTCCGACCAAGGAGGGAATCATGCATCCGGCGCAATTGTGGAAACCGCTGCCCGACGGGCGCGTGTCGTGCCGGCTGTGCGCGCATTTTTGCCGCATCGCCGACGGCGACCGGGGCCTGTGCGGGGTGCGGGTCAACAAGGCGGGCGCGCTTTACACCCTGGCGTACGAACGGGTGGCGGCGGTGCATCTCGATCCGGTGGAGAAAAAACCGCTCTACCACTTTCAGCCGGGCAGCCTCGCCTTTTCCATCGGGACCATGGGCTGCAACCTGTCGTGCGCCTTCTGCCAGAATTATTCCCTGTCCCAGCCGCCGCGCCAGGGTCGCCCGGTGACCGGCGAACGAACCACGCCGGAGGCTCTTGTGGCAGCGGCCAAGGCATCGGGCGCGTCCTCGATCGCCTACACCTATTCCGAGCCCACGGTCTTTTTCGAGCTCATGCGCGACACGGCGGCCCTGGCCCACGAGGCGGGGCTTAAAAACATCATGGTGTCCAACGGGTTCCAGAGCGCCAAATGCCTCGAAGCCCTGGACGGGCTCATCGACGCGGCCAACATCGACCTCAAGGCCATGAACGCGGATTTCTACGAGCGCGTATGCGGGGCTAGGCTTCGCCCCGTGCTGCAAAACCTCGCGCACATGCGCAGCCTCGGCTGGTGGCTGGAGGTGACGACCCTGCTCATTCCCGGGGCCAACGACGCCGATGCGGAGCTTCGGGAACTGGCCGGGTTCCTGGTCAAGGAACTGGGGCCGGACACGCCGTGGCACATCTCGCGTTTCCATCCGGATTTCGGCATGCGCGACACGCCGCCGACGCCGCTTTCCCG
Proteins encoded in this window:
- the amrS gene encoding AmmeMemoRadiSam system radical SAM enzyme, which produces MHPAQLWKPLPDGRVSCRLCAHFCRIADGDRGLCGVRVNKAGALYTLAYERVAAVHLDPVEKKPLYHFQPGSLAFSIGTMGCNLSCAFCQNYSLSQPPRQGRPVTGERTTPEALVAAAKASGASSIAYTYSEPTVFFELMRDTAALAHEAGLKNIMVSNGFQSAKCLEALDGLIDAANIDLKAMNADFYERVCGARLRPVLQNLAHMRSLGWWLEVTTLLIPGANDADAELRELAGFLVKELGPDTPWHISRFHPDFGMRDTPPTPLSRLERAFAIGREAGLRYVYVGNVANEAHSGTICPACGTVVLTRSGMGLRDTRLTQGHCASCGAAIAGVGLP